AAGAATTACTATTTTCATAAATACCTCCGATGTTTAAAGGCTTTCAATCTCTTTTACAGCTTTTATTTCAAACTCTTTTTTGCCAAGCCCTTTCCATATTTCAAGTGCTCTTATAAAATACTCTTTTGCTTTTTGTTTTTCACCCATATTTTTATAGAATATGCCAAGAGTCTCCATATCAAGAGCTATTTTTTCTGGTATTGCCAGTTCTTTATCAATTTCAAGTGCTTTCAGGAAATATTGCCCTGCCAATGCGTTATCTTTATCTAAATAAACATGCCCAAGAAGTCTTAATGAATTAGCTTCTTCAATTCTATTTGTTTTCTGATTTATTATCAGAGCTTGATTGAGTAATTTTTCTGCCTCCTCATATTCATGCTGTTTGATTTTAAGTCTTGCAATAAGATTTAATGATTTTATTCTAATATTGGTGAAATTAGAAAAGCTTAGTTTTCTCAATAGTTGTTCAACATTTTCATTCAGCAGAAAACCTATTCTTGCTTTCTCAAAATTTAGCTCTTCAAGAGTATCTTCAGGTAAAAATGCTCTATTAGAAAGCTCAGTTGCTGAATCAATAAGTTTTTTGGCTTCTTCTATCTGCCCAGTTGAGGTATAAAGCCTTGAGAGACTTATTAAAACTATCACAGTCGCATTATCATCCTGAATTATACGAGATTTTTTAAGAGCTTCATGATATAAACTTTCTGCTCTTTCAGATTGTCCTTTTTCAAAGGCTTTATTTGCCTGTAAAATCAAATTGTTAAGTTCATTTATTCTATATGGCTGTTCCAGAGGAGGTTTGTAACATCCATGCATCAGAGTTAAACAGACGATTGCAATAAGACTAATCAAAATTGATACAGGTCTTGGTTTGTGTAATCTTTTTTTATGGTTCATAACTATCGGACTCTAAAGGCTTGATTTCTTGTTTTTTAATCCCTTCTCTTATGGGCCAAAGTCCTTTTATACTCTGAAGTATCTCATCAGCATCCTGCATACTTTTTTTTGTTTGCTCAATAATAACTGGTATGTCCTTTTTTGTCGCTGATTTAATTGTAGTTGCTGTTTCATTTAGCTCTTTTGAGAGTTTTTGTAAAGATTTGATAAGTTCTGTGAGTTCTTCAATAGTTTTTTCTGTTTTTTGAGTTATCTGCGGAGTTTTGCTGTTAAGCTCTTTAAGAAGTGCATTAAGTTCTTCAGTTGTATTTATTAAATTTTTGGAGATTTTTTCAATATTTTCAAGACTTTTCTTAACACTGCCTTGTGGTTCATTGACGTAATTTATTGTCTCTTTTATTCCTTTGAGAATTTCTGAAATCTCTCCTTTCAGCTCTGCTGCTATTTCCTCAATTCCTGCTTGTCTAAAAAACTTTATTGCTTCTCCAGATTTAAGAGGTTGTCCTTTGCCAGGTAATATCTCAATATAAGACTCACCTATAAAACCTTCCTTTGTAAGCACTGCTACAGAACCTTCTCTAAACCATTTTGCATGAGACTGCTCTATGGAAAGAATAATTTTCACAGTGCCGTCATCCTGTAAGTTCATATTTTTAAGCCTCCCTATCTTAAAACCTGAAACCTTAACAGGCATTCCATTGTAAAGTCCTGTAGCTTTTGTTGTTATGAAATAAAAATCTTCTGTTTTTATAAACATTCCTCTCTGTTTCCCAATAAAAAAAAGAAGAATGATGATTCCAATAAGAGCTATTGCAATAAATAGAAAAATTTTTCCTTTAAGGAAAACAAATCTCGGATCTGTTTCTTTAATTTTCTGCATTTTTAATTATATTTGCTTTCTCAATTAATAAGCCTTCTTTTTCTGAACCAAGAATATATAGAATAGTAGCTTTATCTCTTAACTTTTCTATCTTTTCAGTAAGCCATTTTTTTTCTGATTCTTCAAGCCCATCAAATGGATACTCAAAAATAATAATCTCAGGCATCATTAAAAAAGCTCTTGCAATCCCGATAAGCCTTTTTTCAAACTTTGTAAGTTGGGATATACTGCACATTGGTTCTCTTTTAAATGCAAGTTCTTTTAGAATTTCAACTCCCCTTTTAGTAATACTTTCCTCATCAGCAATTTTATGATAAAGAGCAGGAAGCATAAGATTTTCCCATGTCTTTAAATTACTTATAAGACCTCCTGTTTTAAAAACTATACTGATTTTTTTTCTTAGTTCAAAAAGCTCGTCTCTTGTAAGCTCATTAAGTCTTCGTCCCATTAAAATTACTTCTCCTCTATTAGGGCTTTTTATGCCTGTAACTATTTTTAAAAATTCACTTCCCTGTTCATCTTTTTCAAAGATAAAAACAGTTTTTGAACCTTTTTCAACTTCAAAGTTCATCTGTTTATTAATAAATTCACCAGTTAAGCCGATAACTTTTATCATTCAATAATTTTCGCAATAACATCAATTATAACATCAATTAGAAACAATGAAAAAAGACTTCCTGTGACAGCTTTTGTTGCTCTCTGAGGTATCTCCGTAGGACTTTTCATAACAGAAAGACCCTGCCATATACAGATTAAAGAGATTAAAAAGCCAAAAATCAGTGATTTTAAAAAAGATATTACAATTTCTTTAATAGAAAGATGAAAAACAATTGCGTTCGCATAATCTGAAAAAGGTATTCCGCTCATTAAGGTTGCCAAAAAAACACCTCCAAACATGGCTGTAAGCTGAAAATATATAGACAGAATAACAGCAGAACAAACAACTCCATAAAGCCGTGGTTTTATTAAATAAACTTCAGGTTTTATTCCCATCGCCTCAAGATACTCAATCTCTCTGCCCAGTTTCATTGTTGCAAGTTCTGTTGCAATTGCTGAACCACTCCTTGTAAGAATTATGAGTCCTGTAAAAAATGGCCCGATTTCTTTTAAAACCAGCCATAAAAGTATTTTACCAATCATATTACTTGAGCCTGTTCCAGCTATTGAAGCCGTCTGAAGAACTATTATTAAACCTATAAGTAATCCTGAAATTGTTACTGCAGGAACTGCCTGAATTCCTGTAAAGTAAATTTGTCTTAAAAAAACTTCTGTAACAGGTGACATTAGTTTCTTTTTGCTTTTATTTTGAATACAAAATCATAATTAAGTATATCTTCCCATTTATAACCTTTAAGAGTTGAGCGAGTATCGTCAACATCTCCATAAGGATTACCCGGGATATAAAACCAGTTCATTATTACATCTCCTGAATATCTAAGAACAATCCAGTATCTTCCTTTGTTTATCTTTATTTTATCAGGAAATGTAAAGTCAACCCAGTAATAACCTGGTTTTCTCTGAATATTTTCAAGAAATACAGGATTTGATCTGAATCCTTTAAATCCTGGTTTCCCTTCTTCATCATAAATCAAATCAATATAAATAGTGCCATCCCCACCAAATTTTCTCATTGCAAGAGATATTTTCTCAATCTCCAAGAATTCATCAATTCTGAATGCTTGAGCATAGATATATCTTGAAGTAACATACTCTGCGGTTTCTTTATCCAGAATTTTTATCGCTCTATCACCAGAGACCTGATAAAGTTCAACAAGATTAGGGAAATCCATATTACCAAACTCAAAAACTTTCTCTTTTGGCAAAGAAGGAGCAGGTGGTGGAAGAGGTTTTTCAGGCATAGGAGGTTTTTCAACCATCTCCTTTTTAATAACTAATTTATTACTTAAAAGATATGATTTCGGTGCGGCTTCAGATGCT
The Thermodesulfovibrio yellowstonii DSM 11347 DNA segment above includes these coding regions:
- a CDS encoding tetratricopeptide repeat protein, giving the protein MNHKKRLHKPRPVSILISLIAIVCLTLMHGCYKPPLEQPYRINELNNLILQANKAFEKGQSERAESLYHEALKKSRIIQDDNATVIVLISLSRLYTSTGQIEEAKKLIDSATELSNRAFLPEDTLEELNFEKARIGFLLNENVEQLLRKLSFSNFTNIRIKSLNLIARLKIKQHEYEEAEKLLNQALIINQKTNRIEEANSLRLLGHVYLDKDNALAGQYFLKALEIDKELAIPEKIALDMETLGIFYKNMGEKQKAKEYFIRALEIWKGLGKKEFEIKAVKEIESL
- a CDS encoding MlaD family protein, with amino-acid sequence MQKIKETDPRFVFLKGKIFLFIAIALIGIIILLFFIGKQRGMFIKTEDFYFITTKATGLYNGMPVKVSGFKIGRLKNMNLQDDGTVKIILSIEQSHAKWFREGSVAVLTKEGFIGESYIEILPGKGQPLKSGEAIKFFRQAGIEEIAAELKGEISEILKGIKETINYVNEPQGSVKKSLENIEKISKNLINTTEELNALLKELNSKTPQITQKTEKTIEELTELIKSLQKLSKELNETATTIKSATKKDIPVIIEQTKKSMQDADEILQSIKGLWPIREGIKKQEIKPLESDSYEP
- a CDS encoding ATP-binding cassette domain-containing protein is translated as MIKVIGLTGEFINKQMNFEVEKGSKTVFIFEKDEQGSEFLKIVTGIKSPNRGEVILMGRRLNELTRDELFELRKKISIVFKTGGLISNLKTWENLMLPALYHKIADEESITKRGVEILKELAFKREPMCSISQLTKFEKRLIGIARAFLMMPEIIIFEYPFDGLEESEKKWLTEKIEKLRDKATILYILGSEKEGLLIEKANIIKNAEN
- a CDS encoding ABC transporter permease; the protein is MSPVTEVFLRQIYFTGIQAVPAVTISGLLIGLIIVLQTASIAGTGSSNMIGKILLWLVLKEIGPFFTGLIILTRSGSAIATELATMKLGREIEYLEAMGIKPEVYLIKPRLYGVVCSAVILSIYFQLTAMFGGVFLATLMSGIPFSDYANAIVFHLSIKEIVISFLKSLIFGFLISLICIWQGLSVMKSPTEIPQRATKAVTGSLFSLFLIDVIIDVIAKIIE